The Malus domestica chromosome 06, GDT2T_hap1 genome has a segment encoding these proteins:
- the LOC139196766 gene encoding uncharacterized protein — MKVLSTLLKLKDLDKFEWKDEHQAAFTQIKVSLTTPPILVPPRRGKPLKLYISAVEETIGCLLAQDNDAEQEQAIFYLSRNLNQPEINYFAVEKLCLAVFFVASKLRHYMLPSVTQVIAQTDVIRYMLTRPIKAVKGQTLADFLAQHPSPYGFGGTNVEIGMVETRDNYWTMYFDDSSTSSSAGVRIVIQSPNHNRWYFSLKLDFECTNNQAEYEALIIGLGILHDLQATRALILGDSELMINQLNRSFRCMSCTLAPYHMVASYLAESFDGITFEHISQIHNTDADELAQITSGAQLLGGKLGQEIPVLRQLYPTLVNQ, encoded by the exons ATGAAAGTGTTATctacgcttttgaaacttaaggatttagataaatttgagtggaaagatgagcatcaggcggcgtttacacAAATCAAAGTTTCCCTCACGACACCACCTATCCTCGTCCCACCCCGAcgcggtaagcctctcaagctATATATCTCGGCGGTCGAAGAGACCATCGGTTGTCTCCTCGCGCAAGACAACGATGCCGAACAAGAGCAGGCTATTTTTTACCTCAGTCGAAATCTCAATCAACCGGAGATCAATTATTTCGCCGTCGAGAAACTCTGTCTCGCCGTATTTTTCGTCGCCTCTAAgcttcggcattacatgctcccatcGGTCACACaggtcattgcccagaccgacgtcaTCCGCTACATGCTCACCCGACCAATC aaagctgtcaaaggccagACACTGGCTGACTTCCTCGCTCAACACCCTTCCCCCTATGGTTTTGGGGGCACCaacgtcgaaatcggcatggttgaaACGCGCGATAACTactggacgatgtactttgacGACTCAAGTACTTCATCCTCGGCTGGCGTCAGAATTGTCATTCAATCCCCAAACCAcaatcgttggtatttttcgctcaagCTAGATTTTGAATGCacaaataatcaggccgaatacgaagcccttatcATCGGCCTTGGCATCCTTCATGACTTGCAGGCAACCCGTGCCCTTATCCTCGGTGACTCCGAACTtatgattaaccaacttaatagATCTTTTCgatgcatgagttgtaccctggcaccctaccacatggttgccagctatttggccgaatccTTCGACGGTATTACATTTGAACATATTTCTCAGatccataataccgacgcagacgaattggctcaaatcacctccggtgcacaactcctcgggggcaagctag